Within Hypomesus transpacificus isolate Combined female chromosome 10, fHypTra1, whole genome shotgun sequence, the genomic segment GTACTCTCTCAGGACGTTGCCACTCTTGTACTCTCTGGACTCCTCCAGCTTCTTCCAGGCTGCAGCCTGAGGCcggggctgagaggaggaggaggaggggtcagggaggagggagggggcacagCTCATCCATCTCATTCTGACAAAAACACAAAGCCCTAGCACACACTGCTACACCCATATGCTTATGATAAAACTGACTTCCgctcactctcaaacacacacaaacaaacacattcccGAGAACTCACAGTTCTCTTCAGGCGTGCCTGGCGGTTCTGGATCTTCTTgaactcctccaccttctcctcgtCGACGTCCTCCTTCAGCTCCCAGGTGGCGTCCTCGTATGGCAGGGAGCACCACTTCACCAGGTAGTAGATCACCGGCTGAGGGAGGAAAGCCAATCATCAACATGGAtctttttggtttgtttgcaGAGATTGTTTTAGTTTAGCGGACCTGAATCAAGGAAGCGTTTCTTAGTGACCCCTCACCTCAGAGGAGTGACCCCCTCAGCTCAGAGGAGTGACCCCCTCAGCTCAGAGGAGTGACCCCCCTCAGCTCAGAGGAGTGACCCCCTCAGCTCAGAGGAGTGACCCCCCTCAGCTCAGAGGAGTGACCCCCTCAGCTCAGGAGTGACCCCTCAGTTCAGGAGTGACCCCTCAGTTCAGGAGTGACCCCTCAGTTCAGGAGTGACCCCCTCACCTCAGAGGAGTGACCCCCTCACCTCAGAGGAGTGACCCCCTCAGCTCAGAGGAGTGACCCCTCACCTCAGAGGAGTGACCTCTCACCTCAGAGGAGTGACCTCTCACCTCAGAGGAGTGACCTCTCACCTCAGAGGagtgacccctcacctctccgtTGTCTTTGTCCACACTGTGCGACTCGTCCAGTATACGGTCCACCTCCACatagtctgggttgaacgactCCTCTTCCTGGGTACAGCAGGGTGGACTGGGTTATTCATGAAACACCCCCTTTATTTGGGTCTCCTatcacagacacagaccacCCCAACACAAACGCGCCAACTTTCTCACAATACACGGTTTGCATCGGGGCAGAATGCGGAAACGCAACAAGTAAATGGTGTGTTGTCCACTCACCTCCTGGAAGAGGAGTCTCATCTGGGCCTGTTTGGCCTTGAACCTCTTGAGCTTCTGGTGGATCCTCTTATCCCTCTCCAGCTGCTCCAAGGTGGCCCACTCACAGTGGAGGTACGAGCTAGGAGGAAGTCATACGCAGGTCAACATCCACTACTTCACCTGTCCAGGACTGGACATATAACTATACACAAGCACATTGATAATAGGAATGAAGGTGATTAGGACTTACTAGTTCTTATACTTCACAAAGAATTCCTCAACACTGCCATACTGGCCGGTAGACACCTGTAAATAAATTCGTTAGTATTTTCTGTGTACGTTGTACACTTATTGTACGTCATAGAAAAGCAGACATGCAACATCCACGCTGCAGGAATGTGTTTAACTCGCCTCTTTTTTCGTTAGCCTCATGGACAAAACCTTGTCGACGATTGCAGCATCCTCCTCACTGGGGTTTTCCTGTAGAACACAAATATATTCAGTATGCGTGCGATAACCCATGCTTTGTCACATCGCAACATCGTTATATCCATAAACAAAGTGTTTTCTATACAGATGTACACATTTCAGATGGGTTTGGCCACCCACCACAAAGAACTGCATGCTGGCCAGCCCGTCAccgtccagctccagctcctgtTTCAGCTGGGCTCCCATCAGCTGGGGTCCCCCACTGATGGACGCCACCGCCGCCGCCGTGGTGGTCACGTCCACGTCCTCGTCGTCCTCGTCGTCCGTGATCTTGATGTCCAGGTCCTCAGTGTACTTCTTCCTCTTCACCTGCCGGTTAGAGCGCCTCTTCTGGCCGGGAGGGAACACGTGCCCAGGAGTTAGAAGACGCAAAAGGCAGTAGCTGCGTGGTTTAGTTGACGGGTGCAgcattgtgatgtgtgtgtgtgtgtgtggggtgttccAGTCTGGCCGTCACCTGCAGCAAGTCCTCCTCCAGGGTGCGGGGCGAGGCGGGGCTCAGCTCTCCATCTGAGTGGTCTGAGGAGgcgttcctcttcctcttcttaaTCCCCACTGGAGTGATGGTgctgggcgggggagggggagacagacagatgagagaGCCAATCAGCTTGGATGAAAAGGACACCCATGGGATGAGGTGGAGGATGAaagcaacacagacacataacTTCTGACTTGCTTCCTAACACACTGCCAAacggctgccccccccctccaccacacacacacacacacactcacttggtTTTGGCCTTGCTTTTGCTCTTGCTGCCCCCACCGCCGGCCACGCCCGCCGCGACCCCCGCTCCGGCGACCCCCCCCGCCGCCTTGGCCTTGCCCTTCTTCTCCGCCCCCGCCCCGCCCTTGCCCCCCGAGGCCGCCGACCCTGGGCTCTtcttcctgctcccccctcccccaccgccCTTCTTCTTAGCGGCGGCCGGCGGGGTCACGGCCCCCCCCAGGTCTGCAGCCGTCTGCCCGGCGGGCAGCTCGTCCTGGTTGAGGACGCGAGGGATGTTCCTCTCGCCCCGCGCCTTGGCCCGGGCGATGGCCTCGGCCACGATGCGGTTGGCCTTCTCCTGCTTGCACAGGGTCTCCACGCGGCGCACCGGCTCGCCCGCCTTGGCTAGGCGGATCCCCCCGGCGgccatggtggtggtggtggaggccgAGCCAGCGGCGGAGGTGTTGATGACCTTCACCACGGAGACGGTGCCCCCTGCTGTGGACGTGGCGctggtctggggggggcaggaagcaGGTGTTAGAGGGAAGAGTTAAGTGTTGGGGCTTCGTAGCCTAAACAGTCCACCTGTAGAAATCTTGCCAAACAAGCATTGAGCCTTTCATTGTGAGTCTCAGGACAGAGGAGGTGGTTCACCCACCTgtggctgcagcagcagcttgaGCGGCACAGCCAATCTCTGTCCTCCTTGGCCCTGGGAGATCTGCACCACCTGAGGGCTGCCCGTGGTGCCCGTTCCTGACACCAGCTGATACTACAGGGACAAAAGACAAGGTCGTCAAAAGTCAAGTTCAACCCTCCAAGTTCACCACGCACACTCCGTCTGCCCGAGGCCCTATGCACTGTAGATCTGAAGGTAAAGGACGTTTACACCTGTATGAACCTATCACTTGGCCCTACTAAGCCTATGTGCACAAGTGTAGCAATGGGACAAATGGGTTGGTTTGGCGTCACGGTTCATTTAaggttcctcctcctcaccttagCTCCTCCCTGTTGGTTAGGCTGCTGCTGCACCTGCAGCTGGATGGTCAGTACTTTGGGCTGTGCCCCGGTCtggcctgcctgtctggcttGGGTGAGGGCAGCCAGCTGACCTCCCTGGAGGACCAGCTTCCCTGGAAGAGAGCCCAGCACCAGCCTAGGCTGCTGACCACCCTGCCCAGCCTGCTGCAACTGCACTGTCTGCCGCTGCTGGCCAGCGCCCGCTCCGAGGGTGACGGTTCCTGCCTGGCCTGTGCCGCCCTGGGTGGGTTGCTGGAGGACGAGAGTGATGCGCTTCGCCTCGCCaccctgaaagagagagagagagttctgttatggaaagaaagagaactGGCGAACCATGTGACCCGATGCATTGAAGGGCGCCCATAAGTTCACTACACAACATCAAACATGCTTTCATCCCAGTAAGGGTTGGTGCGACTGGGAAGTCTCACCTGCTGTGGCATGGTGGTGAGAGTGACCCCTTGAGGTCGGACCGTGCCCGAGGTGGTGACCTGTGGCTGGCCTTGCATGGCTTGCTGTAGCTGCACCTGGATCTGCGTGGGCTGCCCCTGGTTCTGGAGCTGcacctgggtctgggcctgggcaaGCTGGGCCTGCGTGGGCAGCTGGACCTGCACCGTCTGACCAGCCTGGACCTGCGTCTGCGTCTGGGGCATGGAGGTCAGCAACATCTGCTTGACAGGCCCGTTGTGGGACTGGACAAGCCTCTGCATGCCCGTGCCAACCTTCACCTGGGCCTGCCCGGGGGCCGCCTGGTTCAGGACCGTCCCGCCTGGAAGTATGGACATGCCTGGACGGAGAGGGGTGCCTGAAAGTACCCTGGCGATGGTGACTTTGCCACCAGGAGACCCGGGTGTTCCTccgactgtttgcagcacctggGCTTGGCCCTGGGGTCCTTTGAGGATGACAATCTTGtgtcctccctggcctccagccTGCTGGGTGATGGCTGCGATCTGCTGAGGGGTTAGCTGGTGGGCTATGCTCTGGGCGAGCTGCTGCTGTGTGATCTGCTGTGTGCCCGAGGAACTGGACACAGTGAGGGGGGAACTCAGCAGGACGGTGGTAGTGCCGCTGGTGCTACTGGCTACAGAGTAAGTGGTCTGATTTACAGTCTCCAGAGCGAGTTGGGCTGGTGCTGTGGCTACAGACACAGTTTGGGGAAGGGCCACAGAGGCAGGCTGCTGTGtggggactgggtctgggatgGTAAGGGGAGCTGCCACTGGCATACTGAGGGCTGGGGTAGTGGAGATGTCCAGGCTGGGGTCAGAGGAGGGGTCCACCTGGCCCAGAGCCAGCTTCAGAGCTTCCTCCACGGGATCGGAAGAGCCCTGGGAGAAGGCATCATCAGGCAGGGCATCTAGGTTAAACAGCGGCGTGTCGTCAAACAGGTCCATGATAGGGTCCGCCATCTTTCCCCGACCacagaggatgggggaggaaaaaACGTAACTCAAATAGATAGTCAAATTCTAGCGTGTCAGTCCCCTGTAGTTTGCTTCAAACCAAAAGGGGCTTTCGTCAAAGTATCTTTTCTGCACGGATATTGGGACGGtaagggaggtggaggaaggtttgggacagaggagagactgCTTAAGCAGTGGATCCTCTATTCCCCCCCCTCTACCTTGCCTCCTTTTCACCACCTACTTCTCCCTTCTGACTGGGCAGTTACGGAGTGGATGCCCATCAGCAAGATCATTCGCTGCTGTCCCTTTCCTgaagcagagagggggaaacagagagaaaacagaagaatACAGGTGAGGGGATGTTGTTGTACACAAAATACCAGGACCTAATTTAGCTAATAGACTTTTATGTGCGGTTTCCGTGGGTAGCCCCAAGGCTCATCGACCGTCACCCTCAGACTACCATGGTTTTAAGAAGCCGACTAAAAGTGGTACATGTCACCAATGGACAATGATAGTTCCTCAATCAAACATGCATCTGTATTGGCACGAAATACTAAAAAGCGGAGTctttaaagattttttttagtTTGGACACCAACAACAAGTCAATATCGAAACAGTATGGTGACATCTTCAGACGCTTCCCTCTTCCAATGTTACTCTAACCCCATCGCCGCTTGTTGTAACGACTCGCTAGCTAGCATTTGTAGCTAGCTATTGTATGGAATAAGGCTGCTTAATTGGTGTTAAATCCTCCTTTCAGACATCAGCAAACACAGATTTTGAGACAATATCAATCGATAGCTAGCATCTCTATCGATAACTGTATACCATTCACTCATTCGTAGCTACTCTCTCAATCTTCGCATCAACAAACCGGACCAAACCAAAGCAACGTGCCACAATAACCATAGCCTGTGTACGTTCAGTCACGGGTAAGGCCGCAATGCTGTTTCGGATGGACTACCTCTGTTTTACAGGCACAATACCGGCTATTAACCATACCATCCATTGCCCCAACTCTCTTGGTTATAATTTCGGGGTGCTAAATTTACCTTTGCATCGACACACATGGCTTTCTCCGTCTCACAACACAGTACGATTACAGGAAACGGCCAGCAAAGAGCAGGAACTAACCTTTTTGCCAGCATCAGCATTGAAATTGTGCCCCTCGAATCCCATCTGCTTGACTTTGGTAACATGTAATGCTATTGGTCAGTAAGGCTGTCCATCATTTTCAGGGCGGGTCATGTAGTTAGCTTGAGATAACAATAAATGCGGCCTAGTTGGGATAATTTGGCTCAGTGATCATACTCATTGAATTTCGGTTCCAAATATCTAGCTATACGTACCGATTATTATAATGCTACAGCATAACGCAAATACAAATTCGTTTTATCTCATGTTCCTTATATTACATCTATATCATCGATACATTTTTGCTTGTTTGACAGCATGTATGTAAATCATTTATAGCACAATTTGACCTTTCTTAATTTTTCAACTATTAGGGCTGTCTTACTATCGAAATATGACCTGCTCGCATAAAGCGTGTTCTGAATTAGGTTCAAAATGTTGCATGTCTCAATATTATCTGAAATAATCATACACAAAACATAAATATTAGGCCTCGTTTCTATGAATTGGTGCTAATtgcttgtgttgttgttgagacACATCTGACACTGGAGTATTTTTCAATGTAACATTTAAATTATATGTGGGTATTCTGTCTTTTTCCCAAAACAAATTTATGGTCACATATGGACTGTTCAGATTTAATACCACTTACAAAAAGCTTGGGAACATGGACAAATACGCTACTTATAATACCAGAGAACGGCAAAAAAGAATTGTATCTCTGACAGTCTGTATAATTTACATACATTGACTCAACTGTGCCACCTACAGGTTATTGTTTAAATGTGTTTAACTTTGTGGGTCAAGGAGGAACACAATTAGGTTATAATCAtagacagtgtatgtgtgtttgtgttcgtgtgtgtgtgtgtgtgtgtgtgtgtgtgtgtgtgtgagagagagagagagagagagagagagagagagagagagagagagagagagagagagagagagagagaaaactggTACTCCTATCACAAACTGGGGAAGCGTGACTGACTAGTTGTGACAGCGCACCACATTTGGTCCACAGGAGTCCAGCAAAGATGTGCCCAAGTGTCCGCCAAATGCTCCATCTGTTTGTGTGCAACTGTTAGCTCTGTTAGGAGTATCCGTTAGTCACTATGCTTACACTCTCCCCCATGCGGGAGTCTGCAAGCTCATGCCAACTCTGGTGGTGAGAGCTAAATTTACAAGCAGCTGTCATGTTACCGATAAACAAAGATCATAAAAGGTAGACTGCATGGGACTAATTCTAATCACAAAGCAGCTATGTGTTGTTGtacaaaacaaatatatatgaaCATTCACTTACCGATTGGTCTGTATTGTAGATTAGTAGAATATACATGCACATACCACCATCAAAGCACAGAGAAGCACAGTGTTAGATGTACACCTTTTAATATGTGTGGTGTTTTATATAAATCTTTCTAATAGATTTGAAAGCATTAACAGGCAAGTAGAGAATATATGCAATCACAAAACAGGACAGAGTTGGGTCAAAGACAGTTTGCCAGGGAGGGTATAATTGTTCATAAAGCTACAGAGgcatgaaaaataaaaaaaaatgaatacatgttaataaaaGCAACTTCAACAGTGGAAACACTGAAATACTGATGCCAGAGCTATGATTTAGTCATTGCACATTAGCCCACATTGTACACAATCAATTTGTCTCAACAACGTGTCCTTAATTCCATACTCAATTAaacgattcccccccccccccccttcattcaagtctcctcttctccctccgtcCATTCCTTAAGTCTCTTTACAGAGGGAACACTAAAAAGCCACAGAAAGTAGAGTACTTCCATCCACCCATTAAATTGCCTCTCTCCAATTTGAGGTAGGCCTTGTCACCCCTCTCCATGATGATGAGGCCTGCATTGGTAGCCGCCTCCCTTGTCACATCCTGGTCTCCTGCAAAGGCTGAGATCATCGGCCACCCATTCAGCATAAGACTGACCTGAAAGAAACCCACAGGTTTAATTGtcatctctctgtgtttgcAGGTTGGTTTGCATGCATAGGTGTTTTATGTAAACATGTACACAAGCTTGTCCTCCCCTACCTGAATTGTTTGTCTATTGTAGGCCTCCCTACCTGAATAGTTTGTCTATTGTAGGCCTCCCTACCTGAATGGTTTGTCTATTGTAGGCCTCCCTACCTGAATAGTTTGTCTATTGTAGGCCTTCACCACATGGAAGTTGAAGCTGTAGACACCTCTCCTTGGTGCCagaaaaacactgctctcctggTCGAAGTGAGAACCTACATTCACCAGAATctaagacagagagataaaacCAGAGAAAAATGATGTATATATAGAAATGAATTCCATCAGTACAGCCAGAAGGACTGAACATTCATTAATGTATTTGTTATTGAAAAAGGTGTAAACGATACGAATAAAGACATTAATGACCCCTTGATTGTCCTGAAGGAACTCTGTCTGTAGTTGAAGATCCCATCTTCACCAACCCACCACCATGCAAAAATGGTCAGTGTGATTTTAACAATTTGCTCACCTGGTCAAAGTAGATGATCATGGTACGGTTGCTCATGTCTGTGGGCTCGTGGTTGGTCTGACGAGTGGCGGAGAACGCCACCCGGCCAGTGCCAGAGCGGACCGACATGCCCAGAGCGTTGCCTCCAGGCTCAGAGGATGGCGTGGAgtcacacacaaccaaacactTTCCTTCCAGGACAATGGGCTCTGTGTCATTTTGGCCACAGGCCCCTAGGGGGCCCAACAGAAGCAGCAACCCCAGAAGCAAAGTAGGGTCAAAGGTCGATGAACTGGCTGACCAGTGATGCATGATTCTTACGATGTTTGAGTAAATCTTTGTTTCCTTAAGCTAAAGAGGAGAATTAATTGAGGCACATGAGTATCTTTACTTTCTGTCACTCTGTTTGTAAATGGTGAAAAACTGATGTTTCTGTTTCTTGTAAGAACAAACAGCAGATTGGTATTGCTCGGGGAAGAAAATAGGTCTTCAAAATCCCTTTTCT encodes:
- the cbln12 gene encoding cerebellin 12, encoding MHHWSASSSTFDPTLLLGLLLLLGPLGACGQNDTEPIVLEGKCLVVCDSTPSSEPGGNALGMSVRSGTGRVAFSATRQTNHEPTDMSNRTMIIYFDQILVNVGSHFDQESSVFLAPRRGVYSFNFHVVKAYNRQTIQVSLMLNGWPMISAFAGDQDVTREAATNAGLIIMERGDKAYLKLERGNLMGGWKYSTFCGFLVFPL